Part of the Acidobacteriota bacterium genome is shown below.
CGCAGTTACGAATACGCGATTCCGCGCAAGCAGGAACGCGGCGCGCTGCGCGAAGCGCTCGCGGCGAAGTTCCAGGCGGGCGACGTGACGGTGGTCGACGCGTTCGCGGACGTGGTCAAGACGAAGGCGGCGGTCGAGATGCTGGCGAGACTGGGTGCCAAGGGGCCGGCGCTGGTCGTGGACGTGAAGCCGGCCGAGGCGTTGACCCTCGCGCTGCGGAACATCCCCGGGACGCAGTGCCTGCCGAGCGGGCGTCTGACGGCCCGGGCCGTGATGTTCGCGAGGCGCATCATCGCGACCACGGCCGCAGTGGAGCGGTTGCAGGAGGTGCTGGGATCATGAATCTCACGGATGTGATCCGGCGGCCGCTGATTACGGAGAAGACCTCCATCCTTCGTGAGGATGGCAAGACGGTGGTCTTTCATGTGGCGGCGGCGGCGACGAAGGTGGAAATCAGGCGCGCCATCGAGCATCTGCTCGGCGCCAAGGTGGCAACCGTACGCACGGCAATCGCGCATGGCAAGGAAAAGCGCCAGGGGCGATTTGTCGGACGGCGGTCCGACTGGAAAAAGGCGTACGTCCGGCTTCGCGATGGCGAGAAGATGCCGGAGTTCCTGGAAGGCGCGTAGAGCGGGGTGAGTGATGGCAATCCGCAGTTATAAACCGACATCACCGGGGCGGCGTTTCCAGACGGTGCAGGACTACGCCGAAATCACGTCGGCGAAGCCCTATAAGCCGCTGACCGAGAACCTCAAGAAGTCGGGCGGTCGCAACAACCACGGCGAGATCACGATGTGGTGGCGCGGTGGCGGGCACCGTCGGCTCTATCGGATCATCGACTTCAAACGGGACAAGATCGGCATTCCGGCCAAGGTTGTCACGGTGGAGTACGATCCGAACCGGTCGTCCCGTATTGCGCTGGTGCAGTACGCCGACGGCGAGAAGCGGTACATCCTCCACCCGGTGGGGCTCAAGGTCGGCGACAGCATCGTGGCTGGCGACGCGGTCGACATCCTGCCGGGCAACGTGCTCCCGCTCAAGAGCATCCCGCTCGGGACGCAGGTCCACAACGTGGAGCTGCGGCCTGGGAAAGGCGGCCAGCTGGCGCGTAGCGCCGGGGCGGCTGTGCAGGTGGTGGCGAAGGAAGGCGAGTATGCGTCGGTGAAGATGCCGTCGGGCGAACTCCGGCGCATCAACATCGAGTGCCGGGCGACGGTGGGCCAGGTGGGGAACCTGGATCACGAGAACGTGTCGCTCGGCAAGGCCGGCCGGAGCCGCTGGCTCGGCAAGCGGCCGCACGTGCGCGGCGTTGCGATGAACCCGGTGGATCACCCGCTCGGCGGCGGCGAGGGCAAAACCTCGGGCGGCCGGCATCCGGTGTCGCCGTGGGGCATGCCCACCAAGGGCTTCAAGACACGCAACAGCAAGGCGACGGATCAGTTCATCATCCAGCGGCGGCCGAAGTAGGGCGCCGGAGCTTCAGGGTAGGTTATGAGCAGATCCTTGAGTAAAGGCCCGTTTGTGGACACCCACCTTCTCGAGAAGGTGGAAGTGATGAACCGGGCTGGCGAAAAGAAGGTCGTGCGGACATGGTCGCGCCGGTCGACGGTGCTTCCAGAGATGCTCGGGCACACGCTGGCGGTGCACAACGGCAAGAAGTTCATCCCGGTGTACGTCACCGAGAACATGGTCGGGCACAAGCTCGGCGAGTACTCGCCGACCAGGGGCTTCAAAGGCCACACCACCAAGTCGGAGAAGGCCGCACAGGTGGCCGCGGCGGCGCCGCCGGCCGCTCCGAAGGCGGGGAGCTAGCGATGATTGCAGCGCAGGCAACGGCGAAATATGTTCGCACATCCGCGCAGAAGGCGGGCCTGGTGCTTGAACTGATCCGGGGGCGCGAGGTCGATCAGGCGCTGGCCACCCTTCGGTTCTCGACCAAGCGGATTGCGCGGGACATCGAGAAGGTGCTGCGATCGGCCATCGCCAACGCGCAGCAGAAGCCCGGATTTGGCGGCGACGTCGAGCGGCTGTTCATTTCGGCGTGCTATGCCGGCCAGGGGCCGTCGCAGAAGCGGGTTCGCCCGGCCCCGATGGGCCGCGCGTTCCGTGTGGTCAAGCGCACCGCGCACCTGACAGTCAGGGTGTCGGAGCGTCCAGAGAGTACGGGTGCTGTGAAGGCTGGCGCGCCAGCCCGGGCCCGGAAGGCAACCAAG
Proteins encoded:
- the rplD gene encoding 50S ribosomal protein L4; this encodes MTLDIVNAQNEKIGSLELRDELFGGRVKGDLIWQSVVRENASKRRGTHATKTRAMVSGTGKKPYKQKGTGRAQVGEARNPLWRHGGTTFGPQPRSYEYAIPRKQERGALREALAAKFQAGDVTVVDAFADVVKTKAAVEMLARLGAKGPALVVDVKPAEALTLALRNIPGTQCLPSGRLTARAVMFARRIIATTAAVERLQEVLGS
- the rpsS gene encoding 30S ribosomal protein S19 is translated as MSRSLSKGPFVDTHLLEKVEVMNRAGEKKVVRTWSRRSTVLPEMLGHTLAVHNGKKFIPVYVTENMVGHKLGEYSPTRGFKGHTTKSEKAAQVAAAAPPAAPKAGS
- the rplB gene encoding 50S ribosomal protein L2 is translated as MAIRSYKPTSPGRRFQTVQDYAEITSAKPYKPLTENLKKSGGRNNHGEITMWWRGGGHRRLYRIIDFKRDKIGIPAKVVTVEYDPNRSSRIALVQYADGEKRYILHPVGLKVGDSIVAGDAVDILPGNVLPLKSIPLGTQVHNVELRPGKGGQLARSAGAAVQVVAKEGEYASVKMPSGELRRINIECRATVGQVGNLDHENVSLGKAGRSRWLGKRPHVRGVAMNPVDHPLGGGEGKTSGGRHPVSPWGMPTKGFKTRNSKATDQFIIQRRPK
- the rplV gene encoding 50S ribosomal protein L22, which gives rise to MIAAQATAKYVRTSAQKAGLVLELIRGREVDQALATLRFSTKRIARDIEKVLRSAIANAQQKPGFGGDVERLFISACYAGQGPSQKRVRPAPMGRAFRVVKRTAHLTVRVSERPESTGAVKAGAPARARKATKAAHGETAAQE
- a CDS encoding 50S ribosomal protein L23 translates to MNLTDVIRRPLITEKTSILREDGKTVVFHVAAAATKVEIRRAIEHLLGAKVATVRTAIAHGKEKRQGRFVGRRSDWKKAYVRLRDGEKMPEFLEGA